ATTTGTTCTTGATTGATTTGTAAGACTGCATAGCTCCAGCTGCAACAACAACTAGAATAACTAATCTTGCTGCGTTAACCCAAGGAATAAGAACCGGAGTACCTGCTACAAAGTCAGGAACAAATTTAAAGTATCCAGCTTTAATATAGTCTAGTGTCGAGAAAACTAAAACTATTACTAATGCTGCTGGAGTAAGTCCTCTCATGAATACTGTGTAGAACCACTTAGGCATTTGCCAGATTCCACCTTTGTTGATTTCTGTAAGAGCTTTTTCTCCCATAAGGAATGCAACCACTATGATTTCTATTAATCCTAGAACTAGAAGAAGGTATGAACCTACCCAGTTATCTATTTCTGTAAAGTAAGCTAGGTCAGCAGTCTTATTGATAATTTGCTCAAGACCAACTGGTAATCCTACTACAACATAAGCCGCAAATATTATCCAAGCTGCAGTTTTTCTCGGAATTCCTAAGTCTTCCTCAACTAGAGCTGTTAGATAGTTGTACATTGCGATAGCTGATGTAAATCCAGCGAAGAATAGTAGCAAGAACCATAATCCTCCAAAGAACTGACCTCCAGCCATAGTTCTAAATACGTTAGGAAGTGCTATAAATGATAATCCAACTCCTGCTCCTATACCATCTGGTCCAAGGAAAGCATAAGCTATAGGAATAACTATAGATCCACCAAGAACGATTTCCGCAAACTCATTTAATGAAATTGTAGCTATAGAAGAAACAACAACGTCATCATCTGGTTTTAAGTATGAAGCATAGTTACAAATAATACCCATACCAATTGATAATGTGAAGAATATCTGTCCTGCTGCTGCAAGAGCTGATCTCCAAGTAAGTGTACTAAAATCTGGATTCCAGATAAAGTTTAGACCCTTTAGTGAGCTCCACTCAGGGTTAACTGGAGAACCAATAGTAAGAGATCTAATAGCTAGTACTATACCAAATACATAAAGTACTGGCATCATTAACTTCGCCCAAGCCTCGATACCTTTTTCTACTCCACGCATAACTGCAAATGATAAACCAACAAGTGCAATTATCCAGAAAGTAAATACCATTTTAGGATCCTGGATATAACCTACAAAGAAATCTGCTGTAGATTGGCTTTGATCCATGTATGCACCAGTAAATGATGATACCGCAAATCCTAGTGTCCATCCGATAAGATGGTTGTAATATGAATTAACAAGTAATGTAACTGCAAATGCTAGACCTCCAGCAATTGCTCCAAGTATAAGTGCTGTTTTTGGCTTTGCGCCTTCTCTTGCTTGTAAGTACACCATAGGTCCAAGTGTACCATGTCCGTATTTACCACCATATCTACCTAAGTTCCACTCACTAAGCATTAGCGGAAGTCCAAGGATAATAAGTGCTGCAAAGTATGGAAGCATAAATGCTCCTCCACCATTGCTTGCTGCTTGATAAGGGAATCTCCAGAAGTTACCTAATCCTACAGCATTACCTGCCATGGCAAGAATAAGTCCTATTTTGGATCCCCAACTGCCTCTTGTGTTTTCTGCCATTATTCCATTCCTCCTTTTTATTGAATATTCTGTATACTCTGAAATATATCATAGTATATCCCTTATTATAATACCTTTGCATAATCTAATCAATTAATTTTTTGATAATTCTAAAGGTTCTTAATAATAAATATTAATCAGATATATAAGTTTTCTTGTATATTCATAATTTAAAGGCAAATGAGAAAAATGAAATTTGTTTGTTTATAATTTGTCAAATTCAGTAGATACCTTAACCATCATGTCAGATATCGATAATCCATATGGACATCTAGGCTCACATTCTTTACAGTGTATACAATCTGATGCATTTTTATCAGATGATTTGTATCTATCTACTGCCCAAGTCTCCAAATCATATCTTTTTAGATAGCCTTCAAGAAGAAATTGCATAGGTATATTTATTCCTACTGTGCACGGCATGCAGTAGCCACATCTTCTGCAGAATTTATCTCCCATATTTTCCTTTAAGTATTTGATATCCGCTAGCTCTTTCTCTGATAGAGGGGAATCATCTTCGACAGCACTTTGGTTTACTTTTATTTCTTTTTCGTCTGCCATACCAGGAATAAGTACATCTAAGAAGTCTAGCTTTGTTAGGTACCTAAGCGCTAGTCTTGCGTCCTCTAGCGCTCCTCCAGCAAGTGGCTTCATAACAATAGTTCCCATGCCCTTTGCTTTGGCTTTTCTAAATACTTGCGCTCCTTGATTTTCAACTATATTAAAAGGAAATTGAACTGTAGCAAATTCGTCTGTATCTATTGCCCTGTCAAGCACACTCACGCTATGACTAGTTATTCCTATTTCTTTAATTAACCCTTGCTCCTTCGCCTCTTTGAGAGCTCTTAATGCTCCATTTTCAGAAAATACAAGCTCAAAATCAGCTTCTCCTAGATTATGAATTTGGTATAAATCTATATAGCTTCTTTTCAATCTATCTAGTGAGCCCAAGATATCTTTTTTCATGGCTTCATATGTTCTTGCCATGCTCTTGGTTGCAAGATAAAAGCTATGAGGATTTTCTTTTAAAGCTTCTCCTATGTATTCTTCGCTTACTGTGTATCCTACTGCTGTATCAATGAAATTGATTCCAGATTTTTTAGCTTGATTTATTATTTGTTTGCACTCTGAAATATCTACTCTTTGTATAGGAATTCCACCAAATCCCAGTTTATTTATCGTCATATGTGTTTTGCCCAATCTAAACATTCTAATAGCCCCCTTTTGTTAGTCTTAATTATATTATACAAAAAAACTGCCCATTGGACAGTTTTTTATAATACATATATTAGTCATCATAATTGAGAAAATTTTTCTATAGCATTTTCACTTCGCCTTTATATACTAATCCGCTTTGAGCATCTATAGTTATAGTTTCATTATCTTCTATTAGCTTTAAAGCATTTGTGGCAGATACTATTACAGGTATTCCTAGGCTCACTCCAACTACAGCAGCATGGCTAGTAAGACCGCCTTCTTCTGTAATAATTGCAGATGCCTTGTTTATTATATTCATCATATCTTTATCTGTACTAGATGCTACTATAATATCACCTTGTTCTATTTCCATATTAGAATCTGTAATAAGTCTAGCTCTACCAGAAATATTTGTAGTTCCAACACCTACGCCTCTTATAAGTATTTCAGAAGCAATATGGACATTGATTAGGTTTGTTGTCCCTGCTATTCCTACTGGAACACCAGCAGTTATTACCACAAGGTCTCCAGATGAGATATAATCCATATCTAAAGCACTTTGAACTGATTTTTCGAATACATCATCTGTAGACATTCCTTTTTCAGTAAGTAGAGGATACACCCCCCAAACAAGACCCATTTGTCTCATAACCATTTCAGAGTTTGTCGCTGCAATTATTGGAGCAGATGGTCTATAGCTAGATACCATTCTAGCAGTGTAGCCAGAAGCTGTAGCTGATATAATTGCACTTGCTTTTAAGTCAATAGCTGTCGTACAAGTTGCATGACTGATGGCGTTTGTAATGTTTAGCTGACGAAGCTTAACTTTAGTTTTTAGTAATTCTTCATAGTCCAAGGTTTGCTCTGCCCTTATAGCTATAGACGCCATAGTCTTAACAGATTCAAGTGGATATTTTCCAGCTGCTGTTTCGCCTGACAGCATGATAGCATCTGTACCATCAAATATAGCATTAGCAACATCTGTAACCTCTGCTCTTGTAGGTCTTGGATTTCTTATCATTGAATCTAACATTTGAGTAGCTGTTATTACTGGCTTTCCAAGTATATTACATTTTTTGATTAACTCTTTTTGAACTATAGGAATATCCTCTGTAGGGATTTCAACTCCCAAGTCACCTCTTGCAACCATCAAGCCATCAGAAACCTCTAATATTTCGTCTATGTTGTCTACGCCTTCTTGGTTTTCTATCTTTGAAATAATCTGTATATTAGTAGCATTATTTTCTTCTAGGATTTCTCTTATCGCTAACACGTCAGATGCTTTACGTACAAATGATGCCGCAATAAAATCAATTCCTTGCTCAATACCAAATTCTATGTCTTTTTTATCTTTTGGAGTTATTGCAGGAAGATTTATTTTTACATTAGGTACGTTTACGCCTTTATTGTCTTTGATAGTGCCAGCATTTTGAACTATGCATAGTATCTCTTGTCCTTTGATTTCTTTTACCGCAAGACCTACTAGACCATCGTCTATAAGAATTTGGTTGCCAGGCTTTACATCGTTAACTAGTTCTTTATATGAAACTGTACACTTTGTTTCATCGCCTAAAACCTCTTCCATAGTAATGATGAAGTTTTGTCCTTCTACTAGATTTACTTCTGGAGATGAAAATTTACCTGTTCTAATTTCAGGGCCTTTAGTATCAAGCAGTATTGCAATTGGCAGATTCATTTCATTTCTAGCTGCTTTTATGTTATCTATTCTCTTTCCATGCTCTTCATAATTACCGTGAGAGAAATTAAGTCTACATACATTTAGGCCGCTTTTTATAAGCTCCTTAAGCGTATCAATGCTTTCACTAGCTGGTCCTATAGTGCATACTATTTTTGTTTTTTTATTGAACATACTATCACTCCTTTTATTTTTTCTATATAGAAAGTATCTGAGCTAGATTGTACATATCTAAATTAAATTGTCTTTTCATGCTAAGTGCTTCATGTATATCCAAATCTATAATGTCATTATCTTTAATTCCTACGACTCTAGAAGATTTTCCATCTATTAGAAGCTGAACTGCCGCTCCTCCTAGCCTGCTTCCAAGTAGTCTGTCTGTAGCTGATGGTGTTCCACCTCTTTGTATATGTCCAAGTATAGTAGATCTCGCCTCTAGTCCAGTTCTTTCTTGTATAACGTGGCCTATTTCTGTAGCTGAGCCTACACCCTCTGCAACTAAAATTATACTTTGAGTTTTTCCTCTATTATTTGAGCTTATAAGCTTTTTGCATATTTCATCCAAATCATAAGGCATTTCTGGAACTAAAATTGCCTCAGCTCCACCTGCTAGTCCTGCGTATAATGCTATGTCCCCACAGTTTCTGCCCATCACTTCAATTATGCTCACTCTTTCATGCGAGGAGGTAGTATCTCTAAGCTTACTGATTGCATCTAGAGCAGTGTTTACAGCTGTATCAAAGCCTATAGTAAAATCTGTATATGCCAAGTCATTGTCAATCGTTCCTGGAATACCTATTGCAGGAAAGCCCTGTTCACTGAGTGCTTTAGCTCCCATAAATGAACCATCTCCACCGATTACTACTAAGCCGTCTATTTTAAATACATCTAAAACATTTAAAGCCTTTTTTTGACCTTCTTTTTCTTTAAATTCTAAAGATCTAGCTGAGCGAAGTATAGTACCTCCTCTATGGATAATATCGCCTACAGATGAAATTGACATTTCTTGTAGCTCGCCTTCCATGAGACCTTTATAGCCTCTTTGAACTCCGTATACCTTAATATCATGATAAATTGAGTATCTTACTACCGCTCTGATAGCAGCATTCATTCCAGGAGCATCTCCCCCACTTGTTAATACTGCAATTTTCTTCATTATACTATCCCTCCAAATCAAGGGAGCGTTTTTGTCCCTTATTGTCGTTTTTCATCCCACTATATATAAAAATATATGGCAGGTGGCCCCTACCATTTTTTAATATTATATCAGATAAGGGCCGTTATTCATAGTGCTTGATTTTATTTTTACTTTATCTTAATATTCTCTTCACCTATTATATCTGCTAACTCTTCGAGCAATTCCTCGCATAATTCTACAGCTTCTATTTTTTGAGGAGCAAATACTTTTTTTGATTTGCTGTCAAAATAATAAATATAGGTGTTTCCAGGATATTGATTTATTACTTTTTTTATTTCTTTTAGCAAGTCTTTGTCCTCAATATTATTTACCCTTAAATATAGAGAATTATCCATTTGATTTGAAAGAGATTCAATTTTTTCTGCAATTATTTTTGGTTCTTCGTCTTCCTTTAAGGATAA
The sequence above is a segment of the Acetoanaerobium noterae genome. Coding sequences within it:
- a CDS encoding sodium-dependent transporter, with the translated sequence MAENTRGSWGSKIGLILAMAGNAVGLGNFWRFPYQAASNGGGAFMLPYFAALIILGLPLMLSEWNLGRYGGKYGHGTLGPMVYLQAREGAKPKTALILGAIAGGLAFAVTLLVNSYYNHLIGWTLGFAVSSFTGAYMDQSQSTADFFVGYIQDPKMVFTFWIIALVGLSFAVMRGVEKGIEAWAKLMMPVLYVFGIVLAIRSLTIGSPVNPEWSSLKGLNFIWNPDFSTLTWRSALAAAGQIFFTLSIGMGIICNYASYLKPDDDVVVSSIATISLNEFAEIVLGGSIVIPIAYAFLGPDGIGAGVGLSFIALPNVFRTMAGGQFFGGLWFLLLFFAGFTSAIAMYNYLTALVEEDLGIPRKTAAWIIFAAYVVVGLPVGLEQIINKTADLAYFTEIDNWVGSYLLLVLGLIEIIVVAFLMGEKALTEINKGGIWQMPKWFYTVFMRGLTPAALVIVLVFSTLDYIKAGYFKFVPDFVAGTPVLIPWVNAARLVILVVVAAGAMQSYKSIKNKYGKEIEENVVSIRV
- a CDS encoding aldo/keto reductase, with the protein product MFRLGKTHMTINKLGFGGIPIQRVDISECKQIINQAKKSGINFIDTAVGYTVSEEYIGEALKENPHSFYLATKSMARTYEAMKKDILGSLDRLKRSYIDLYQIHNLGEADFELVFSENGALRALKEAKEQGLIKEIGITSHSVSVLDRAIDTDEFATVQFPFNIVENQGAQVFRKAKAKGMGTIVMKPLAGGALEDARLALRYLTKLDFLDVLIPGMADEKEIKVNQSAVEDDSPLSEKELADIKYLKENMGDKFCRRCGYCMPCTVGINIPMQFLLEGYLKRYDLETWAVDRYKSSDKNASDCIHCKECEPRCPYGLSISDMMVKVSTEFDKL
- the pyk gene encoding pyruvate kinase, which produces MFNKKTKIVCTIGPASESIDTLKELIKSGLNVCRLNFSHGNYEEHGKRIDNIKAARNEMNLPIAILLDTKGPEIRTGKFSSPEVNLVEGQNFIITMEEVLGDETKCTVSYKELVNDVKPGNQILIDDGLVGLAVKEIKGQEILCIVQNAGTIKDNKGVNVPNVKINLPAITPKDKKDIEFGIEQGIDFIAASFVRKASDVLAIREILEENNATNIQIISKIENQEGVDNIDEILEVSDGLMVARGDLGVEIPTEDIPIVQKELIKKCNILGKPVITATQMLDSMIRNPRPTRAEVTDVANAIFDGTDAIMLSGETAAGKYPLESVKTMASIAIRAEQTLDYEELLKTKVKLRQLNITNAISHATCTTAIDLKASAIISATASGYTARMVSSYRPSAPIIAATNSEMVMRQMGLVWGVYPLLTEKGMSTDDVFEKSVQSALDMDYISSGDLVVITAGVPVGIAGTTNLINVHIASEILIRGVGVGTTNISGRARLITDSNMEIEQGDIIVASSTDKDMMNIINKASAIITEEGGLTSHAAVVGVSLGIPVIVSATNALKLIEDNETITIDAQSGLVYKGEVKML
- the pfkA gene encoding 6-phosphofructokinase, producing the protein MKKIAVLTSGGDAPGMNAAIRAVVRYSIYHDIKVYGVQRGYKGLMEGELQEMSISSVGDIIHRGGTILRSARSLEFKEKEGQKKALNVLDVFKIDGLVVIGGDGSFMGAKALSEQGFPAIGIPGTIDNDLAYTDFTIGFDTAVNTALDAISKLRDTTSSHERVSIIEVMGRNCGDIALYAGLAGGAEAILVPEMPYDLDEICKKLISSNNRGKTQSIILVAEGVGSATEIGHVIQERTGLEARSTILGHIQRGGTPSATDRLLGSRLGGAAVQLLIDGKSSRVVGIKDNDIIDLDIHEALSMKRQFNLDMYNLAQILSI